A window from Mya arenaria isolate MELC-2E11 chromosome 9, ASM2691426v1 encodes these proteins:
- the LOC128202708 gene encoding uncharacterized protein LOC128202708, with the protein MAMKANIFYARPVVLGNSSGTSNFRTNKPEGQRIPVKKQTRFADLENTEPPPRPPPPRPSRPPKQGEVTRIAHTEREVKRRLPTAPTNSVSYAPTYATPEPKPLTRLNVTSHERLWMKDAEEEENGPTNILSPPMKYITPESTEEMVRNFDPLDIDNLSDHSDSSADTMIMMTTEEERKNQEKINHSLKQYTSNAKSKQERTETNRSKASIQSKKNLHIHFADMNGVDTAWRPTQNGHMDSEKVSPLHIKTDPLHAGSSPESATNKSNSNHTSPNDSPDDGYGTNSSTGTVSSPFSSSFGSSDFDHANSGGAKRVILPNGAIKPNSVRESWAVKRKQRMIEAQDNSVQEQLRELTIIEEEGGGSSGGNRGMRNENVNINRFGLGKIKNSEKSVLKNGLQNSALEQNQNGESPFVNVSQSDLHRINRQLYVLANERDAILGNDRAKPVLQNGPSESDSGPLRRAPPPPSNSNSDNVTYSVPQRRSQTLEAPRNSQQTVESGQTQRTRSTELNGNEGLRNSRGTVNGDIARGLRTNDEVFYSQPIARAQRTGPDHVQATSNQWEDESDTSALDSVSSGPFLLRGGEQKYRTPSGSGKIYVSPNGDEGFYSLNRSSRSTSVSSFQPINEIPEPIPMATGNANESEAPKSPLEKLSGELLEKWSDMDRNYRNYYGFDENEKKYSRTDSKVNYFQEKKINNMYGHDNYYRPQYGSEAALNQGQGQRSMSMRQPPTNQGILRDSKEKTSASKSSSSKRTEKPEKSGKEKESKGNKLFQILPNMFKPSSKKGNSESKDSKGHKPKRLLPVPVVVTETKPEVKHDNTEEYEQAEYLNIGDLPQYCLASVEQEEKLKKGQYVSLESLHKRPVFASSRDIKKLFSNHDQSFDSINSPGAQRHSFHAMPLSYRHRSGMMPGGDGDNDMRPRASSASASMRTQQMQNSVESRMALIARKNVQVMNQAHQARMEDNSSVGNTSFQSNSSNQRPSGSRTRLDSGSSGGDSKLSTLV; encoded by the coding sequence atggcaatgaaagcaaacatattttacGCAAGGCCGGTGGTCCTTGGCAACAGTAGCGGGACTTCAAATTTTCGAACCAACAAGCCAGAGGGCCAACGAATTCCAGTTAAGAAGCAAACTCGTTTTGCCGATTTGGAAAATACTGAGCCGCCACCCCGTCCTCCTCCTCCGAGGCCTAGCCGACCCCCGAAACAAGGGGAGGTAACTCGGATTGCTCACACTGAACGGGAAGTTAAACGAAGACTGCCCACTGCTCCGACAAACAGTGTAAGCTATGCTCCAACTTACGCGACACCAGAACCTAAGCCATTGACACGATTAAACGTGACTAGTCATGAGCGATTATGGATGAAAGATGCGGAAGAGGAAGAAAATGGTCCGACGAATATTTTGTCTCCGCCGATGAAATATATAACACCAGAATCTACAGAAGAGATGGTTCGAAACTTTGATCCTTTGGATATTGATAATCTGAGTGATCATAGTGATTCTTCAGCAGATACGATGATTATGATGACTACAGAGGAAGAGAGAAAAAATCAGGAGAAAATAAACCATAGTTTGAAACAGTATACCTCAAATGCAAAGTCAAAACAAGAACGGACTGAAACTAATCGATCAAAAGCAAGTATTCAGTCGAAGAAAAACTTGCATATTCATTTTGCCGATATGAATGGTGTGGATACTGCTTGGAGACCGACCCAAAATGGGCATATGGATAGTGAAAAAGTTTCACCCTTACACATAAAGACTGACCCCTTACACGCAGGGTCTTCTCCAGAAAGTGCTACGAATAAATCAAACAGTAATCACACAAGTCCGAACGATAGCCCGGATGACGGTTATGGAACTAATTCAAGTACGGGAACAGTTTCGTCCCCGTTTTCGTCAAGTTTCGGTTCAAGTGATTTTGATCATGCAAACAGTGGTGGAGCAAAAAGAGTGATTTTACCCAATGGTGCAATAAAACCAAACTCTGTGCGCGAGAGCTGGGCGGTCAAGCGGAAACAGCGAATGATCGAAGCTCAGGATAACTCTGTGCAGGAACAGTTACGAGAATTAACGATTATTGAGGAAGAGGGTGGGGGGAGTTCTGGCGGAAATCGAGGAATGCGGAATGAGAATGTGAATATTAATCGATTTGGGttgggaaaaataaaaaatagtgaaaaatcAGTGCTTAAAAATGGGTTACAAAACAGTGCTTtagaacaaaatcaaaatggtGAGTCACCATTTGTAAATGTCTCACAAAGTGACCTTCACAGGATTAATCGACAGTTGTATGTTTTAGCAAATGAGCGGGATGCTATTTTAGGAAATGATAGAGCGAAACCTGTTTTACAAAATGGTCCTTCAGAAAGTGATTCTGGGCCATTACGTAGAGCCCCACCTCCCCCGTCAAATTCAAACAGTGATAATGTTACTTACTCAGTGCCGCAAAGAAGGTCGCAAACTTTGGAAGCTCCAAGAAATTCTCAACAAACAGTAGAAAGTGGGCAAACTCAGCGAACTAGAAGTACTGAATTGAATGGCAACGAAGGATTAAGGAACAGTCGGGGAACTGTCAATGGTGATATTGCAAGAGGCTTAAGGACAAATGATGAAGTGTTTTACTCGCAACCAATTGCCCGTGCGCAAAGGACAGGACCTGATCATGTACAGGCAACTTCTAACCAATGGGAAGATGAAAGTGATACTAGTGCATTGGACAGTGTGAGTAGTGGCCCTTTCTTGCTACGAGGCGGTGAGCAAAAATATCGCACCCCGAGTGGTAGtggaaaaatatatgttagtccAAATGGGGACGAGGGTTTCTACTCCTTGAATAGAAGCAGTAGAAGTACTAGTGTTTCAAGCTTTCAGCCAATCAATGAAATTCCTGAACCTATTCCTATGGCGACAGGAAATGCAAATGAAAGTGAGGCACCAAAATCACCGCTTGAAAAGTTGAGTGGTGAGTTGCTTGAGAAATGGAGCGATATGGACAGAAATTATCGCAACTATTACGGGTTTGATGAAAATGAGAAGAAGTATAGTCGGACTGATTCGAAAGTGAATTATTTTCAggaaaagaaaataaacaatatgtacGGACATGATAATTATTACAGACCGCAGTATGGCTCAGAAGCAGCATTAAATCAGGGCCAAGGTCAAAGAAGCATGAGTATGCGACAGCCGCCAACAAATCAGGGAATACTAAGAGATTCTAAAGAAAAAACTAGTGCATCAAAATCTTCCTCATCAAAAAGAACTGAAAAACCTGAAAAAAGTGGGAAGGAAAAGGAATCAAAAGGGAATAAGTTGTTCCAGATTCTACCTAACATGTTCAAGCCTTCTAGTAAGAAGGGTAACTCTGAATCGAAAGATTCTAAGGGTCATAAACCTAAACGATTGCTGCCGGTGCCTGTGGTAGTAACAGAAACGAAGCCTGAGGTGAAACATGATAATACTGAGGAGTACGAACAAGcagaatatttgaatattggtGACTTGCCTCAGTATTGTCTTGCTAGTGTTGAGCAGGAGGAGAAATTGAAAAAAGGACAATATGTGTCGCTGGAATCATTGCATAAAAGGCCAGTATTTGCTAGCTCCAGGGATATTAAGAAATTATTCTCCAATCACGATCAGTCTTTTGATTCTATAAATAGCCCAGGAGCACAACGTCACAGTTTTCACGCAATGCCGTTATCATATCGTCACCGCAGTGGTATGATGCCGGGAGGGGATGGTGATAATGATATGCGACCGAGAGCATCATCGGCTAGTGCGTCTATGAGAACACAGCAAATGCAAAACTCTGTGGAAAGCCGTATGGCTCTAATCGCGCGTAAAAATGTGCAAGTTATGAACCAAGCGCATCAAGCTCGAATGGAGGACAATTCTTCGGTTGGAAATACGTCGTTCCAATCAAATTCATCCAATCAGAGACCATCCGGTTCCAGAACGAGGCTAGATAGTGGAAGTAGTGGAGGGGATTCAAAGTTATCTACCCTTGTGTGA